Below is a window of Mucilaginibacter ginkgonis DNA.
ATGGCCGAAAATTTCTTTTTATATTATGAGGAGATGGACTGGTGCGATAGGATAGCGCGTGCCGGCTATGATATCTGGTTTGTACCGCAGGCAGTGATATATCATAAAGAGTCGGTCTCTGTTGGGCGCGCCAGCGGGTTGAAAGAATATTTTATGAATCGCAACCGCATATTGTTCATACGCCGGAATGCTCCACTTTTAGCACGGATCTTTTTTTATTTCTATTTTACGCTGGTCGTAGCTCCACGTAATATTCTTAACTATATAAAGGCAAAGCAAAAAGGATTTACTTCGCTATTGTTTAAAGCCATGTGGTGGAATGTTACTAACAGCACTAACAGTTCTAATCTTGGTTATCCCATCGCCCGATAATGAAATTTACACTTTGGCTTAGTCTCTTCATTGTTTTTTATGCCTTTTTTGGATACGGCATTTTACTTTTTATTATTATAAAGATTAAACGCGCTATTAAAGGCAAGCAGTTGCCACCTGAGGTTAACTATGCCGATTATCCAACCTGTACGCTCATCATCGCGGCTTATAATGAGGAGGCATTTATTGTAGAGAAGATACAAAACACGCTTGAGCTGGATTACCCGCATGGCAAACTGGATATTATCTTCATCACCGACGGCTCGACAGACCGCACCCCGGAGTTGGTTGCCGCCTATCCGCAAATACGTTTAGAGCATCGCGACGAGCGTAAAGGTAAATTGGCAGCTGTCCACCGCGTGATGCATACCTTAGGTACCGACGTTGTTGTCTTTACTGATGCTAACACCTTTTTAAATGTTGATGCAATAAAAAAAATCTGCCGTCATTACGCGGACCCGAAGATTGGAGCAGTAGCAGGAGAGAAGCGTGTTCACATCGATGAATCTGCCGACGCGACTGCTGGCGAAGGTTTCTACTGGAAATATGAGTCGAAGTTAAAGACGTGGGATTTTGAATTGTACTCGGTTGTTGGCGCTGCGGGTGAGCTGTTTAGTCTGCGCATAAATCTTTACCGGGAGGTGCCGCCGACAAGCATAATAGAAGATTTTATGACGTCGATGTGGGTGGCCGCAGATGGTTACCGTGTTGCTTACGAGCCCGAGGCTTACGCTACAGAAAATGGATCTGAAAGCGTACGTGAAGAATTAAAGCGCAAAATAAGGATCGCAGCGGGGGGTATGCAGTCAATCATTTGGCTTAAGCAATTGCTAAACCCCTTCCATATGCCGGTGCTTACCTTTCAATATGTAAGTCACCGCGTCTTAAGATGGACAGTTGTTCCTTTTTTGATGATCCTTGCCTTCCTACTCAACGCATTGATCGTAGCCAGCGGATACGACAACACCGTTTATGATGTGCTGATGATAGCGCAAATACTTTTCTATTGTATGTCAATTTTGGGTTGGCTGCTGGCCGCAAGGCAAATAAAAGTGAAGATATTATTCATTCCCTACTATTTCTGTATGATGAATTACGCGGTTATCCGAGGGATATTCCGTTATTTCTCGGGCAAGCAAAGTGCTGTTTGGGAAAAGGCTAAACGAAAATAACCATGTCATTAAAAGATAAGATCAAAAATAACCCGGCGCTAAAAGCCTTTGTGCACCGCTTGTTAATAGCCAAGGGCGAGGCGCGGCCGCGACTTTGGGTACAATGGTTTGTTAATCCATTTGTACACAAAAGGGGTAAGGGATCTAAAATAAGGCGTCGTACACGTTTGGATGTTTTGCCTTTCAATAAGTTCGAGTTAGGCGAAAACTCTACCATAGAAGATTTCTGTACCATTAATAACGGCGTAGGCGACCTTTTTATCGGAGACAACAGCCTCATTGGAATGGGCAATGTCGTCATTGGCCCTGTAAAAGTGGGTAACAACGTGATCTTTGCTCAAAACGTGGTAGCCAGTGCTTTAAACCACGAGTATAGGGATGTAGACGTGCCTATCAATCAACAAAAAATATTAACAAGTCAAATTACCATTGAAGATGATTGCTGGATAGCAGCAAACTCGGTGATAACTGCGGGGGTCACAATTGGCAAGCACAGTGTCGTCGCCGGCGGAGCTATAGTAACCAAAAGCGTACCCCCTTACAGCGTTGTCGCGGGTAACCCGGCTAAACTAATCCGGCAATATAACTTTGAAACTCAGCAATGGGAGAAGCCGAAAGCGGAATAATTCTCTAAACGTTTTCCTTTTGCAATAGCGCAGGGATCGTTTTAAAGATAAGGCGCAAATCATTCTTAAGGCTGTGGTTCTTTGCGTAGACGTTGTCAAGCATCAGACGTTCTTCTTCGCTCATTTCGCCTTTACCACGTTTCTCCACCTGCCACAAACCTGTAATACCTGCAGGCGCATTAAAGCGCATAGCATACTTATCCGTAGTTAACTTTTCAGCTTCGTATAACGGTAAAGGGCGGTTGCCCACAATGCTCATGTCACCAATGAATACATTCCACAGTTGTGGTAATTCATCAATACTTGTATTACGGATAAAGTTACCTATACGGGTAATACGTGGATCATTCTTCAACTTAAAGAAAGCCGAACCGCCTGCAGTTTTCTTGTTAGACATGTAGTCTTTTTCGCACCACGTGTTTTTGTCGGTATAAATCGGGAACTGGCATTTTCCGGCAGACAAACAGTCGTTACACAATACCTGCGTAATGGTATTTGCACCATTTGCACGTGGGGTGGCACCCTGCGGCGCGTTCGCATTATATTGGTTTAAATGGGTAAGGTCTTTTAACCGCTGATCCGCGTTTACAAACATCGACCTAAATTTGTAAAATTTAAATACACGGTATCCCGAACCAACACGCAGCGAATAATAAAATGCAGGCCCGCGGGATTCTAACCTGATGAGGATATAAACGATTAGGAAAACAGGTGACAGCATCAGTAATGCCAATCCCGAAAAGAAGACGTCGAAAATGCGTTTACCTGTTGGAATGGTATATTGCTCTGTTACTTTATCATGGTCCAGTGTTTTAACAGCCTTCCAGTTAGCGATCAGGAAATTAATCCGCAGTTCAAGTTTGTTGATCTTGATCGGTAGTCTGAAGGCATCACCTATACCGGCGTTTAAGGCTAAGCGGCGTAGATTATCATTTAACTGAGAGCATATCAAAAAGAAAGGAACATTAGGCAATCCTTTGTTTTTTAAGCCTTCTTGTAGTGTAATACCCGATGGGGCAAGTATTTCGCTTTGCGATATAATGGCAACGATATTCAGCCTTTTGTTTTCCCAACTGCTCACCAATTCAACACCATTATTAAAGCCAACCAAAGCGCGCCCGCCAAAATCGCAGGTGCTTAACATCAGCACTACTTCTTCAGATGCATGTATTACCGCAATTGTTTCTTCGATCCCCGGCGCAGCTGCTTTAATGTCGGTCATACAATATTAGAAACTTAGTTTTCCGATACGTCGTAATAAGGCCCTTATGCGCGCTTCTACTTCGGCAGGGTTAAATGGCTTCACAACAAAATCGTCTGCGCCGCTGTCCAGGCATTTAATGCGCATCTCTGAGCTATCTTCGCCTGAAAGGATGATGATTGGGATAGACTTAAAAAAGTCGCTTGCACGCAACTGCGCTATCAGTTCAAGGCCTGATAAATTAGGCGTATTTAAATCGGATATAATAAGGTCGGGGATGTTGCCGTTCTGCACGTATGACAGCGCGTCCATAGCAGTAGGGCAAATCTCGACGTCGTAGTTCTTGCTTAAAAATTTCTTTATAATGAGCTGCATGTACGCATCGTCTTCAACAGCTAATATCCGTGTACGTTCGGTTTCCGGTAGACTCATAAAAACATTACCAAGTAAGCGGCAGGGCGCTTAATGCTGATCAATGATAGTTTAATATATTACGTAATTATATCAAATTGTTTTAACGTGCGAAAATTTCTTTCACACATTAACTGAAAATTCTTTTCAGCCTTTTCCACACCGCTTTACCCAAACCGCCGTCTATTTGTATCCTGCGGTCGGTAGTCCATACAATAGCCCTTTTGCTGGTCACTTTATATAGTTTCCCAAAACCTTTGTTTTTTAACTTTAAGGCAAGCCATCCATCTTCGTTAGTTCCCGGCGGGTGGTTAAAACCATCTACCTGCAAACCATGTTCGCGGCGAAAGCCCGAATTAAAACCGTAAACATTTACAGCTTCTGTTTTAAAGAGTGTATTATAAACCCTTGTCAGGTCTGCAATATATTCATAGAAGAAATAGGTAAACCTGCCGGTGTTGCCAATCGGGATAAAAGAAAACCTGCCGTAGGTGATGGCATATTTATCGCTATCGGCCAACGGCTTTATCATTTCCTCTATCCAATACTTGGGATAAACCGTATCGCCATCAGCGTTAAGGATATATTTACCTGTAGCGTTGGCCAGGCCGGTGTTGCGGGATACAGTAATGCCTTGTGTTAACTCGCGCACGCAGGTAACACCACAAGCGTTAACTAATTCCTCTGTTTTGTCTTTAGAATTGTTATTAACCACAATGATCTCTACACTGCGGTTTGTTATATTCGTTGCCAGCGAGCAAAGCGTTTGCACAATAGTTTGCTCTTCGTTATAAGCGGGGATAGAAATAGTAACCTCTGGTGTGCCGCTTTTGCGCAGTTTCTGGTAAGCTGCCTTCACTTCAGCCGGGTCAATCGTCCCGTTGATATAGCGGTTTAAGTAATCAGGAATTTGTACCGGCCTCATTTACTGTGCAAGTTAGCAAAGCACCACGAAAAACAAAACATTGGTACTTATTGGGCACGTTCCTCTAATAGAAATCGTAACAACGGCGGGCGCCCTGAAATTTACCCCAAGTGTCATTCCTATTACCTAAGGTAGTTTCATAGCCGATGCTGCCTTCTGTTGTACCGCTCGTATTTGTATAGTTGAGGCGTGTGGTACTTGCATCATGGCTGATACCAAAACGCAGTTTCTCGCCGCCATCTCTGTTGATGTACAGATCAAATATAAAAGATAACACTAAAGCGCTCGGCCCGTCATAGCCAGAACTTTTGCGGTACCAAACGCCCGCGTTTACACCACGCCTTTTATATTGCATGCCCACGTTTATCGAATTAGAGGTCGCCTCCTTATAATACACAACAGAAGGAACCACAGATGAACGCTCGTCGACATCTACATCGCCCCGCGACAGATTAAACAGGTAACTCACATGGGCGGTAGTACGTATAGGTAAACGTGATACTACCCCGCTAAAAGATTCGTCCGGGCGGTTAAGGTGCTGCAATGCGGTACCGATCATAAAATCACCCGAGACAAAATTTACACCTGCCCCGGCGTCAAAGAACATGCGGTTGCCATATAGTGGCGCTTCCGCTGCAGACACCGACCCGGGCATGTATCCGGTACGCGCGTCTATCTGGTCATTAAATACCAGTTTGCTAAAATCTATCACCCGGTTAGTCAAACCTGCCTGTAAGCCAAATGATAAGACGTAATCTTCGGAACCCACACTGTAAGAGTACGTGGCTGCAACATTATTCTTAGTGAGATACGCTGTACCTTCAGTCCCGCGGTTAAAGATAAGCCCTATACCTCCGCCAAATTGGGGCACTTTGTAGTCTATCGAAGCCGAATAATAGTTGAATCCCGCGCCAATATTTGACCATTGGTTACGGTAGATGGCATTCATGCGCAGGTCGCCCTCAAACTGCCCGGTAAGCGCAGGGTTAAGGTATACCGGCATATTAAAAAACTGCGAATACATATGATCCTGCGCCGATGCGTAAAACGTCACCAGGAAAAATGCTATCGTTAATAAATATCTTTTCATCTATCTACTTTAATAAATGTATAACACCGGTATGTTTAGGCGGCGAGCCGTTATAAGACATACCCTTCCATTCGTTACCGTTTATAAAGGTTCCGGTTGCCTGCCATACATATACACCCTGAGGTAACGGCTGTCCATTAAATGTGCCATCCCACGATTCGGTAGGGCGGCCTTTCTCGTCCAGTTTTGTTGTTTCCCAAAGTAATTGTCCGTAATTGTTAAATATTTGCAACCGCCATGCCTTTAAGCCCGATCCTTTAATGTTAAATGTGCGCAGGTCTTCATGGATGCTGTTCGGCATAAACGCATTAGGCAGGTAAACTTGTCCAGGTACACCGGTTATCCGCACGTAATGCACTTTAGTACTGTCGCAGTAAATATTGCTGGCAGTAAGTGTAACCTTATAAAGGCCGGTGTCAGCATAGGTATGCTCAGGGTTGCGCTGGGTTGAGGTCGAGCCGTCGCCGAAATTCCATTTCCAGCTTACCGGATCGCCGGTTGACAGATCATTAAAAGCGAAATGATAATCAGGAATATTGATCACGCTATCCGGCCTGGCCACAAAATCTGTAATGGCCGATGAGTGTACTACGATGAGTTGTTCTTTACTTAGCGTTGCAGGGCAGCCCGTGGCATTTGTGGCAGTAAGCGTAACGGTATATGGCGAATGCTTATAATCATAGACGTGCGTTGGGTTGATTTCTGACGAATGCGGAGAGCCGTCACCAAAGTCCCAGTCATATTTAAGATCCTGCAACTCGCTTGTGCTTGGGTCTGTGGTCGCGTTTCTGAAATGAACTTTCAGGCTTTTACACCCTGTAGCAATATCAGGCGTAAACGCTACAGTTGGTTGATATAAAACATTGATAGTGATAGGAGCGGCAGCTGCATCGGCTGTACAACCGTTAGATGCATGCAGTACCACAGCGTAAGTACCACCTTTTGTAAAAGTGTGTGTTACAACGCCGCTGCTGGTAGTTACCAGATTACTTGTACCATCGCCCCAATCATACCTGTAACCTGTTACACCTGTACTATTATTATGAAAAGTAACTGTGAGCGGCACGCAACCTGTACCCTCGGTGCCATTAACCAGTAGCCGTGGGAACGCGTTATCAGCAGTAGCAGTTATTGTAAATGTTGGCGTCAGCGCAGTGCCGCATTCGCTTTGCGCCACCATGTATACTTTGTAATTACCAGGTTTCGGTATAGCAAACTGGGCGTCTGTCTTATCAGTTTTAACTAGTTTATTAAGCAAAGTGCCGGCAGCATCTGTCAGGAAAAACGTATAAGTCTGGTTTGTACCCGGCGAAAGGTTTTCAACATTAAGGGTGAATGGTGCACAGGTAAGCGTTTTATCTGGGCTAATAGCCGCAATGATTTTAGACGGTTTGACAGTAATAACCTGCGTGTATGTATTTACCGCGCAGTCATTGCTTACTTTTAAGGTAACAGTATATACTGAATCTTTGCCGTTGCTTTGGGTAATATACGTTTGCGCGGGCGGTGCTTTAAGTGTAGAGGTAACGCCATTGCCGAAATTCCACAAATATTTCACACCAGTTTCAGGAGTAGTTGTGTTGGTAAACGTTACCTCTAATTTGTTGCAGCCAACGTTATGGTCAGTGGTAAACGCTGCTTTGATATCTGTAACCTGGTCCTCTATAACTACCTCATCAAAACTATCCGCGCAGGGCACCGCACCTTTTGATGTCCAGCGGAAGGTGTATGTCTGGCCGGGTACCAGGCCATTTGCTGTTGTGTTGTAAGCGGTTGCATCGGCAAAAGAAAC
It encodes the following:
- a CDS encoding glycosyltransferase family 2 protein; this translates as MKFTLWLSLFIVFYAFFGYGILLFIIIKIKRAIKGKQLPPEVNYADYPTCTLIIAAYNEEAFIVEKIQNTLELDYPHGKLDIIFITDGSTDRTPELVAAYPQIRLEHRDERKGKLAAVHRVMHTLGTDVVVFTDANTFLNVDAIKKICRHYADPKIGAVAGEKRVHIDESADATAGEGFYWKYESKLKTWDFELYSVVGAAGELFSLRINLYREVPPTSIIEDFMTSMWVAADGYRVAYEPEAYATENGSESVREELKRKIRIAAGGMQSIIWLKQLLNPFHMPVLTFQYVSHRVLRWTVVPFLMILAFLLNALIVASGYDNTVYDVLMIAQILFYCMSILGWLLAARQIKVKILFIPYYFCMMNYAVIRGIFRYFSGKQSAVWEKAKRK
- a CDS encoding acyltransferase; this translates as MSLKDKIKNNPALKAFVHRLLIAKGEARPRLWVQWFVNPFVHKRGKGSKIRRRTRLDVLPFNKFELGENSTIEDFCTINNGVGDLFIGDNSLIGMGNVVIGPVKVGNNVIFAQNVVASALNHEYRDVDVPINQQKILTSQITIEDDCWIAANSVITAGVTIGKHSVVAGGAIVTKSVPPYSVVAGNPAKLIRQYNFETQQWEKPKAE
- a CDS encoding sugar transferase, with the protein product MTDIKAAAPGIEETIAVIHASEEVVLMLSTCDFGGRALVGFNNGVELVSSWENKRLNIVAIISQSEILAPSGITLQEGLKNKGLPNVPFFLICSQLNDNLRRLALNAGIGDAFRLPIKINKLELRINFLIANWKAVKTLDHDKVTEQYTIPTGKRIFDVFFSGLALLMLSPVFLIVYILIRLESRGPAFYYSLRVGSGYRVFKFYKFRSMFVNADQRLKDLTHLNQYNANAPQGATPRANGANTITQVLCNDCLSAGKCQFPIYTDKNTWCEKDYMSNKKTAGGSAFFKLKNDPRITRIGNFIRNTSIDELPQLWNVFIGDMSIVGNRPLPLYEAEKLTTDKYAMRFNAPAGITGLWQVEKRGKGEMSEEERLMLDNVYAKNHSLKNDLRLIFKTIPALLQKENV
- a CDS encoding glycosyltransferase family 2 protein, with the protein product MRPVQIPDYLNRYINGTIDPAEVKAAYQKLRKSGTPEVTISIPAYNEEQTIVQTLCSLATNITNRSVEIIVVNNNSKDKTEELVNACGVTCVRELTQGITVSRNTGLANATGKYILNADGDTVYPKYWIEEMIKPLADSDKYAITYGRFSFIPIGNTGRFTYFFYEYIADLTRVYNTLFKTEAVNVYGFNSGFRREHGLQVDGFNHPPGTNEDGWLALKLKNKGFGKLYKVTSKRAIVWTTDRRIQIDGGLGKAVWKRLKRIFS
- a CDS encoding PorP/SprF family type IX secretion system membrane protein, translated to MKRYLLTIAFFLVTFYASAQDHMYSQFFNMPVYLNPALTGQFEGDLRMNAIYRNQWSNIGAGFNYYSASIDYKVPQFGGGIGLIFNRGTEGTAYLTKNNVAATYSYSVGSEDYVLSFGLQAGLTNRVIDFSKLVFNDQIDARTGYMPGSVSAAEAPLYGNRMFFDAGAGVNFVSGDFMIGTALQHLNRPDESFSGVVSRLPIRTTAHVSYLFNLSRGDVDVDERSSVVPSVVYYKEATSNSINVGMQYKRRGVNAGVWYRKSSGYDGPSALVLSFIFDLYINRDGGEKLRFGISHDASTTRLNYTNTSGTTEGSIGYETTLGNRNDTWGKFQGARRCYDFY
- a CDS encoding response regulator transcription factor; the encoded protein is MSLPETERTRILAVEDDAYMQLIIKKFLSKNYDVEICPTAMDALSYVQNGNIPDLIISDLNTPNLSGLELIAQLRASDFFKSIPIIILSGEDSSEMRIKCLDSGADDFVVKPFNPAEVEARIRALLRRIGKLSF